TTATGGAGGATGCCTTCCAGACCGAGGGGGAAGCCTTGGGTAAAATCACCCGTTCGAAACTCAGTTCCTGCCAGTTGTCGACCTATTTTGCGGGTCGGGTGGTCTTCTATCGCTTGCGACAGGAAGTGAGCCGGGCGCTGGGGGATAAGTTCGATCTGAAAGAATATCACGAAGCCGCACTGTCGCACGGTACTTTGCCAGTGAAGTATCTTCCGGAACTGGTGAAGAAACAGTTGATCAAGTAGACCAGGGGAAATTTTTCAAATCCGGCTCCGCCCAGCCGGTTCGCGCGGCAACGGACATGAGATGGGCTTCGCTGTAATACTCTAGCGGATAATTCTTGTGCCCGATCTTCTCCAGCACTTCCTGAGTAATCAATTCGAGCGATTTCTGCCCGTCGCAGGGCTTTAAGGCCCAATCTATGGCCATCACATAAAACCGGGTGATGGTTTCGTGATAGCCGCTGGTATCGGTATTCTGACCGCCGACCGATTCATTGTACGTTTTGATTTTTTGCCGCAACTCGTTCAGGGCCCGGATAGGTCCAAACTGGTTCACATACCAGCAACCGACACGCAGATGGGCTTCGTGAGTCCAAAGTGGTTTCGGTAGAGTTTTGTCGTTAAATTGTTGCAGCAAATCGGAAGTAGCAATACTGTCCATAGGATCGCAATTCCTATTATTCGAGAGCGTCCAGGGGGATTTGAACCCCCGCTTCCGCCATGGCAAGGCAGCAGGCTACCGGGCTACATCATGGACGCCAATAGACGCGGGAGCCGGATTCGAACCGGCGTAGGACGGCTTATGAGACCGCGCTGGGACCAACTCCAGTCTATCCCGCAGTACCCTCGTGAGGAGTCGAACCTCATCTACGACCTTCGCAGGGTCGCGTGCCTCCGTCACACCCCGAGGATGGTTATTAAAAAGAGGGGAATCGGGGTCCCGGGTTCGGGAACTGTAGCAAAATTTTGGATCGTTCGGAAATTACCAGAGTAAGCGGCTTGACGCCAAAAGGTTTTTGAATCCGATTCAAAGGAACCTCGACCTCGTAGCCGCCGTCTGTATTATGAATCAGACGTGAAGAGTTTCGGGACTGTGGCGGAATGGCAGACGCTGTGGACTTAAAATCCACTGCTGGGTAACTGGCGTGCGGGTTCGAGTCCCGCCTGTCCCATCGGAAAGCTGTCAGCGATCAGCTTTCAGCAATCACTTCTGATCAATCAGCAATACGCGTAGATCCATCACGTTCGTTTCGGTGAGACCCGTTTTTAGAAGCCCGCCCGCTTTTTCAAAGAATTCATAAGAATTGTGCTGTCTCAAATACTCTTCGGCATGAATGGCAGCCGTTTCTTCATCCGCAAGGGCTCCGGCCGCGTCGGTAGGGCCATCCTCGCCGTCGGTACCGCCACTCAGCACGGTTAAGCCGCGAAGCGATTTCGCGAACGTTAGGGCGGCCAGAACGAACTCCTGATTCCGGCCACCTTTTCCCGAAGTCCCACGCAGGTCTACGGTGGTTTCGCCGCCACTGATCAGACAAGCCGGGCTGGGCAGCGGGAGGCCATTAATCTGAATGCTGCGAGCCAGACTTAAATGGACGCGAGCCAAGCCTTGCGTATCCCCTTCCAAAAAAGACCCAAGATTCAAAGTATGAAAGCCCATCCCCTGAGCGGTAATCGCCGCCGCGGCGAGTGCCTTTTGATTATTCCCGAGGATCACATTGCGAATTTCGGCCTGGGGCGCTTGCTGTTCCAGCCGTCCGCTTTTCGATTTCAACACTTCGATGACTCGCGGTGGAACCTGCTCGAGCAGTCCTTTTCGCGCGAGAATTTCCAGAGGACTGTTTTTCGCGGTTGTCGCATCGGGGAGATACGTTGGGCCGGAAGCGATGACATCCAAGGGATCGCCGATGACATCCGAGACGATCAGCGAGATGAGTAGTTTACCACGAAATCGCCGGGCGAGATTCCCGGCTTTGATATCGGAAAGCGGACTTCGCACGCCGTTGAGTTCTTCGATACTCGCCCCGCAAGAATGCAAAAGTTTGGTGACTTTTTGTTTGTCCTCGAGAGTAATTCCTGCTGTGGGTGCCGGCATGAGAGCGCTGCCACCGCCGGAGATCAGGCAGATCATCACATCATTCGGACCAGCTTGATCCGCCAAAAGAAGCATTTCCCGACTGCCGATGACCCCGGCTTCCGTGGGGTGATTACTGCCCATCGGCCGGGCCCCATGCAGCCGAATTTTTTGAAGCGGCCGAACTGATTCATTGGGAACGTTGACAATCCCCTCGACGCGGTTCAGAAACTTGCTGAGGTGAGCTTCCAGCGCTTCGGCCATGGCCGCGCCCGCTTTGCCACCTCCCACGACCAGGATTCGATCTGCGGCCTTCAACTCGTTGAAAAGAGTAGATTGGCTGGCGAAAAATTCATCGAACAGTCGAGACGGTTTAACCGCGTCCACTCCCGACTGCCATATCGCTTTCGCCTGTTCGCGAGATTTTTGACTCATTTGGCGGCCTCGTCTTCCTGGCCCCAGCGCGAGAAGAGGCGATGTTCCACTCCCAATTGATCAGCAATGCGACCGACCACAAAGTCAACCATGTCCGCTACCGTCTGAGGTTGGGTGTAATAGGCGGGCATGGCAGGTAGCACTACCGCACCGGCCTCTGCCACGGCCACCATGTTGCGAAGAGCAACCAGGCTTAAGGGGGTTTCGCGCGGTACTAAAATCAGCTTCCTTTTCTCTTTCAGATGCACCTCGGCGGCCCGATGAATCAGATTTTCCGAGATACCGTGGGCAATCGCGGCCAGAGTTCCCATACTGCAAGGGCAGATGACCATGCCTCCAGTGATGAAAGAACCGCTGGCGATGCCGGCCTGAAAGTTGCGGAAATTGTGATAATGCAGGTTGGCCTGCGGGACAATTTTTGCGACCGGACCCAGTAAAGCCTCGGCCGAGAAGTGGTTGAGGTCCAATTTGCGGCCGGCCTCGGCCTCCAGAACTTCGACGGCAGCGGGACTGACGGTCAGATGGACCGTTTTGCCCGCTTTCAAAAGAACTTCGAGGAGACGAACGCTATACGGGGAGCCACTCGCCCCGGTGATAGCGACTACGAGATCGTTGCTTGCCATGCCAGTATTGTAGTTTGGCTGCATTCTCAACGTCGAAGAATTACATTCTTGGAACTTGGAAAGCGTGAAATGACCAACCAGATACCTCGGATGGGTTGCAAATCACCCACACGCTTTATCTTAAAAAATGGAACATCTGAATTATGCGATTTATCTTTCCGTAAGAATCAAGCGAAAGCCGACACCTCGACCATGAAATTTTCTCGCATCATAGCTTCGGCTCGCCGATCTGCATTCATCGATGTTCCCAAATCCACCGGAGTTCCTTATCACCATGAAGTTACGCTGATCTGTATAAAAATTATCACACCACTGACCTATATTACCGCACACATCACAGAGCCCCCAGGGGTGAGGAATATCTTTTTCATGAGAACCAACCTCAGAAGTGTGGTCTATAGTAAGGGTTTGAGTGCCATAAGGCTCCAGTTTGCCACAATGCACTTTTTTGCCTTCTATGGAACTGCCAAAGTAGAAGTGCTGTTTATTGCCTTTTCCACCGCGACATGCATATTCCCATTGGTCCTCGTGAGGTAGAGCAAATAAGAGTTTTGCGCCAAATGCGGTAGAGATTTTTGAAAAATTCGATTCGTCGTTTAACTTTGCAATGAAATCCTGAGCATTCACCCACGACACATTTTCGACAGGAAATCTCCTTGTGTCACTGAGCCTATAGAACTCATTGTTGGGACTTGACGATGTAAAGATACTTGGATTTTTACCCATTATTGAAGTGTATTCTTCTTGGGTAATTGGATATTTTCCCATCCAAAAACCTTTCGTCTTAAATTTGCCCCTGACACTTTCAGATTCCAGATCCATCCATTTGGGACGTTTGCCATAAATTTTGCTGACTAAAAAATCTTGTTCCTCTTTAGTAGAACCCAATTGCGCTTCGCCAGCGGGGATCCAGCAAAACTTCATCTTTATGTTTTTAGAAATTTCGAATTCAATCTCTCGAACTGAATAGAAATTTAAAGATTCAATAGATTCGCACCTTAAATTCTGTCTAACAAAACATAGCGGTATAAAAGCTGCGAAAAGTACAATTTTTTGAATTTTCATTAGCAAGCTCTAGCATTCTCATATGTGCATACGAAGCTATTCTGAAAGCCATATATGGGGGCAGTGTTTCGATAATTTTGTGAGCTTGCCCCAGTTTTTTGAGAGACTCTTACTTTTTTCGAAGCCTACACATAAGTAATGATAAATTAAAAACTACTGATTAAAAGGTTTGATGGTGATTTCTTTGTCGGAAATTTTGAACTCTTTGACGGAGTTGATTTCTCGAAGATTAGAGGAGAGCAGCTTTGCGGTGGGTTTATTACCCTTCGTTTCTATCTCGAAGATTGCAATTTTCGATTCCCCAAATCTCCGATCCCCGACCGCACTCAACAACCACTTTCCATCCGGTATGGGGCTTTGGGCTCGTGCGTTGGGCACGGATAAAAAAACAACGATAAGAACTAGAGCGATTGTAAGGCACATAAAGCAATCTCCAGAGTTGCCGGGAGAGAGAGTTTCGATGAATATTAACTGAATTCTCAGCTCAAGAAAGCAAAAAATTTCGCAGTCAGGAGAGCTATCATCAGCGACTCAGAAACGGCCGGGCAGGTTTTTTTCATTCTCCAAAAGAAAAGGCGAGTGATTTACCGCCTTCAGCAGTGAATCACTCGCCTATATCTTGAAACGAGGAGAGATTTACTTCCTCGTCGTTTCCAATGTTGCCGAGGCGTGATCATCGAGCGGCAGTTCCACGGCCTGAAGCACCTTGCCCGTGTTGTCATCCTGAATGAATGCTATCACTTTGAGATCTTTCATATCCAGCGGACGGGTTTTATTAGCAAAGCTCGAACCGCCAGCAACGAAATCATCCAGGTATTTGGTAAGTCCCTGGCGAATGGTGCTGACATCCGCTTTTACTTCATGCTTGAAACTTTTCTCTTTGATTTCAAAGCCTGCAGCGCCACCCGGCATGGATCGAACGACCTGGTGATGGAAGCGCAGCTTGTTGCCGCCGACGTATTTGACGACATCCTCGACGACGAGGGTTCGAAGTTTCAGGCTTTCAGCAGGATCGACACCCGAAACATCCAGATTGATGGAAATCCCGCTTCCGGTGCGAACGGCATGGCCGGTCAGTTTGACGGGAGTCTTCTCTTCGAGAATTTCGTCGATGATATCGCGATACTGCTTGTACTTGCTCTCCGAATTAGCCATACCGCCGCCGCCACCGGCTTTGGATACCCCATTGAAAATGGTGGTTGGGGTGCCGCGCACTTTGTCGGCACCAATGGTCTTGCGGTAGTAATCCCAGCGAGCGATGGTGTCGGTGTTCGTCAGGGGATCGGGACCGGGGATGTGCATGTGGTACTGCACCAGAACCAGCTCGCTATGTTTATACGTTTTGTGCAAGGCGTCGAAAGCGACGTCGGCCGCCACACACGGCGGGCACTGGGCCCCGGTAAATAGTTCCATCATCACAACCTGATTGGCTTCGGAATTCTTCCGACCGCTGTAGGTCGCCGGCTTAAAGGGAGGCACCGTTGCGAGATATTCCTGATCCAGTAGGGTTTCAAGCTTGGTGAGGCGAGCTTCGATCTCGGCCAATTCCTGCTTTTTGCCATTGGATTCCAGGATGCTCTTGTACGTATCCAGAACGCTCACCTGAAATGAAGTTGGATCTTTATCCGACAGAGATTTGGTCAGTGGTACCGCAACTTCGAGAGCAAGCGTTTCGAGTCCTTTTTGGTTTGAAAGGGTATTCGCCAGTGAAAAAGTGGTAAATCGTTCGAAGAGACTCCCGTAGAGTTTCGATTCCGTCTGTATGATCTTCACCAGCTTTTCAGCTTCCGGCTTTTCCACTTTCCACTTGGTAGCGGACGTGAGCAATTGGTTGGCTGCGGTGGCTCCGGCCAGAGTGCTGGAAGATTCCTCTACCGTTTTACGAAGTAAACCGGGAACTTTTTCAGCAGCCTCCTTTTGGGCTTCTGCCAATTTCGTCTGCAATTCTTTTTTCTTTTCCGCGTCTTTTTCCGTACGAATTTGCTGTTGCAGCAGAATCGGTTTTACATTCAGATCCGTCACTTCTTTATAAGTCGCGGGCGGTACAGTCCGCGTGATAACTTCGTTGGCGGCAATGCGATCCATGTCGGTAGGGGCGAGTTTAGCGCGGCCATAACGGGATTCGTTGCCGTAGGCCCCCCGGATGGAACTTTTGTCCGCACCGATTTCGGCGTGAAACGTGAGTCCGTTACCAAAGGTGATGCGGATTTCCTTGTCGGTGATTTTGGAATCTTTGATGACAACCGTCTGCTTGCCAGGCAGCGCGAGTATCTTGGCCGTGGTTTTGTTATCCTTGGTTTCGATATCCAGGATCATCACTTTCGACTCGATCAGCGGGGAGCCGATCGAAGTTAAAAGCCACTTGCCATCGGGCAGTGGGGCTTCGGCCCGGGCACTGGAAGCCACTGCCAGTGCGAAGACGAATAAAAGTGCGAATCGCCGATACATGATTTATTCTCCAAAATGCAGTTGAGGGAGGTTATCTATGTGTTATTAAATTTGGTGAGAGTAATGGGGCGATTACGGCTCGTCCGGTATTCCTTCATTTTTTCTTAATGAATGGAAGACCGAGGCGGATTCAGCTCAATTTTGCAATCAGAGCTTGGAGGAAGGCGGGCAGATCATCCGGCTTTCGGCTGGTGATGATGTTCCCATCAACGACTACTTCCTCATCCACATAATGAGCTCCCGCATTGATCACATCATCCTTGATGGCAAAGAAACAGGTGGCCTTTTTCCCTTTTAGGGCATTGGTCGAACAAAGTACCCAGGGGCCGTGACAGATCGCGGCCAGCGGTTTCCCCTCATCTTGCAGAGCCTGAACAAACTGGATCATGGCCGGGACTCTCCGGATGTAATCCGGGGCGAATCCGCCCGGAAGCACGGCCGCGTGATAATCCTTCGAAGTGACGGCGGTGATGCTTTTATCGCTCTTCGCTGGATACCCCAGTTTGGAAGGGTAGGATTTGCCCGCTTCCGGACCAATCAGATGGACTTCCGCCCCCGCTTCGCGCAATCGATAGACCGGATACCAGACTTCCAACTCCTGATATTGCTGTTCGACCAGAACTGCAATTCGCTTGCCTTTGAGACTCATGTCGAATTCCTCTTTGTTTATTCAGAATATCAGAGGACTGCCCAGATTGCCGGGAGGTCTCTGTTTTCGCTGTCCTACTTTGTTGAATCGGAAAGCGGTTCCGGAGTCCATTCAAACTTCTAGCGAAGTCGTATTCGAGTTCTGGGGGAAATGGATAAAACAGTGCGTAGAATGGGAAGAATTAAATGGGGAAACTCCTCTCATACCTTACGCTTTAGAGGTGAAGTGAAAGCACTTTTCAGTCGGCCCATGGCCTGACTGGGACGGACCGATAGGGAATCAGTCTCCTGCGATTTCGGCCATCGAACCCTCGGACTTGACAGAAAATCTGATTACCCTTAAAAGCTGTCCCGCTGTGGGAAACCGCGCCTTTTCGTACTCCGTGCGGGGTTCGGCACGAGCGCACCCAAGGGATGGATGGGTTATGGGACAATTTCGCTGCGTTCTGGGCATTTGTGCTTTAGTGTGGACGCTTGGTTTGTTCCAAGGCGCACCTGCACTGAAAGCGGAAATACCTACCGGCAAAGAGGTGTCGCAAGTTTACGTCCAGGGTAATGCCCGTTACACGACGGAGCAGGTTCTCAGCCAAGTGTTGACCCGTCCCGGTCAGAAGTACAACCAGGTGACAGTCGACGACGATGTGCGAAAATTGCTATCGCGCGGTTGGTTCCAGGATGTCAAAGTTTATACCCAAATGACCAACGACGGAAAAGTAAACGTCTTTTTCCAGGTCGTCGAACTGAAAAATGTCATTCAGAAAATTGAGTACCGCGGTGCACAGCACTTAAGCGAAAAAGAACTCGAAACACTGACTGGCTTGCGTAAAGGCTCGCCGAACAGCCCCAACGCCAACCGTCTCGCTATCCAAAACATCGTTCGGAAGTACCAGGAGAATGGCCGTCCGTTTGCCAGCGTTCGTTTGATCGAAGGCGAAAAGACCGATGATACCCGGGTAATCTTTGATATCGTCGAAGGCCCGGTGGTGAAGATCGAATCGATCGGCGTGAAGTTCATCGGGACGCGCTCTGGAGATGTCAGCGAAGGTCGAATCAAAACTCAGATCAATAGCGGCACGCATTTTCTGCGGATTGGCGGCGAATACAACGCCATGACCGTGGAATCGGATGTAAACAAGATCAAAGAGTATTACAAGTCGCTCGGATACCTCGCTGCCCGAGTTTCGCGCGAGCTGGAATGGTCGTCCGACCAACGCTCGGTGAAGATTTACTTTGTGGTCGAAGAGGGGGTTCGTTACAAGGTAGGCCGGGTCCAGATCGAGGGCGTGAAAGCCTATGATCAAGCGAAAATCGAATCCCTCGCCGATCTCAAGCCAAACGAGAATTACAGTAAAGGCGTCGTCACGGCGGACATTAAGAGAATCGAGAATTACTACGGTTACGGTGGCCGTCCAGCAATCGTCCAGGAAGTTCCCAACGAAACTCAGCCGGGCGTCGTTGAAGTTCGCTACGTGGTTGAAGAAAAAGAGCCCGTGCGTGTGAAGGAAGTTCTGATTCGCGGAAACGAAGTTACTCGCGATAACGTCATCCGTCGGCAGATTCCGATTCTTCCCGGTCAGATTTTAAGTTACCCGGATATTCTCAAGGGGGAGCAGAACCTAGCTCGACTGGGGATTTTCGATGACGAACAGAAACCGAAGATTACCGTTCTCGATTCGGAAACCGGTCCGCCCGGATTCAAAGATATTCTGGTCGATGTGAAGGAAAAGCCGACCGGCCGGTTGATGTTCGGGGCGGGTGTGAACTCCGATGCGGGGATCACCGGTAGTATCGTGCTCAACGAGCAGAACTTCGACCCTTTCCGTCTACCGACCAGCTTTGAAGATATTCTCGAGGGCAGAGCCTTCCGAGGACGCGGCGAAGAATTCCGCCTGGAAGCGATGCCGGGTACTCAGACGCAGCGCTACTCCGCCAGCTGGCGCGAGCCTTATTTGATGGATGGTCCTTATAGTCTCGGTCTGAGCGCTTACTACTTCACCCGAACCTACACCGAATACACCGAAGATCGGCTGGGCGCCCGTGTGAACATCGGACGAAAACTCGACGATAATTGGTCCGTGAACGCGGCAGTTCGACTGGAAGATGTGAACGTCAAGGGAGTGCCCTGGTATGCTCCTATCGATGTTTCCAAATATCAGGGTCATAGCACGCTGATCGGCGAACGATTGGGCTTAACCTATGATTCGAGAGATTCTTATCTTCGACCGACCAAGGGTGAGATCATCAACGTCGGCTACGAACAGGTTGAAGGCACCTATACCTATGGGCTAGCCACGGCGGAAATGAGCAAGTACTTCACGCTTTACGAACGGGCGGATGGGAGCGGCCGACAGGTCTTGCAGGTACGAAGTCAGGTCGGCTTTGCCGGGAGCGATACGCCTATCTACGAACGATTTTACGCCGGGGGCTTCCAGAGCATCCGAGGTTTCCAATTCCGGGGTGTGGGTCCCCGAGTGGATGACTTCGCAGTGGGTGGAAATTTTTCGCTCATGAATAGCGTGGAATATCAGATTCCCGTCGCGGCCAGCGATAAGATCTACTTCGTCAGCTTCATCGACTCCGGTACTGTTGAGCGTAACGTCAGTATTCACGATTACCGCGTGACGGTGGGGGCCGGTCTGCGAATCTCGGTACCGCAGTTGTTTGGCCCGGTACCGCTGGCCCTCGACTTCGGTTTCCCAATCAATCAGAAGGATGGGGATAAGACTCAGGTCTTCAGCTTCTGGCTCGGCTTCTACAACTGATGTCGTTTAGTCTGGATCGATCAATTTCAGGGCAATTGTCTGCATATTGCCCTATCCTGAAAATTTGATTTGCGCGGGAGCAAATAGTCTTTACAATCGGTCGGTGCAAAGCCCCGATTGGAGACAGGCCTTGAAAACGCTGCTGATACTTCTTCTTTTTTCTTCCTCCCTCCACGCAGAGGATCAGCGAAAGCTGGAAATCGCCAAGCAGCCCGGCTACGTCCGCGCGGAGTTCATCTATGAATCCGCGCCGTTTCCGCAGTGTCACGCCTCCACTATCGTTGAAACTTCACAAGGGTTGGTCGCAGCCTGGTTCGGGGGAACTCGCGAGAAAAATCCCGATGTCTGTATCTGGCTCAGTCGTCAGGAGAACGGAAAGTGGACGGCTCCGGTACGCGTAGCCGATGGCATTCAGTCCGGGGGCAAACAACTCCCTTGCTGGAACCCAGTGTTATTCCAGCCGGAAAAAGGTCCGCTGATGCTCTTCTACAAGGTCGGGCCGAGCCCGGATACCTGGTGGGGAATGCTGAAGACCTCTACCGATTGTGGGATAACCTGGGGGGAGCCCCGTCGACTGCCGGAGGGCATTCTTGGGCCGATTAAAAATAAGCCGGTTCAGTTATCGAATGGTGATATTCTCTGCCCGACGAGCGATGAGACTAAAGGTTGGCGCGTCCATTTCGAGAGAAGTTCGGATGGCGGTAAAACCTGGAATGCCACCGAACCGGTGAACACCAAGTCCGAAGCAAGCATTATTCAACCCAGTATTCTGCTGCGGGGTAAAGATCAACTTTTGGCGGTCGGCCGTTCGCAACAGCGAAAAATTTTTCAGATCGCCTCCTCCGATAACGGATTGCACTGGGGCAAAGTCCGTTTTTTAGATTTGCCCAATCCGAATTCCGGTACGGATGCCGTTACGTTAAAAGATGGCCGGCAACTACTGGTTTATAATCATACGCCTCTTTCTCGGTCCCCTTTGAATGTCGCGGTTTCTGAGAATGGAGAAACCTGGAAGGCGGCTATGATCCTGGAAAACGACCCGTTTCGGGAATTCAGTTATCCGGCGGTCATCCAAACCCGCGATGGTCTGGTGCACATCACTTACACCTGGAAGCGTGAACGGGTGCGACATGTGGTGCTGGACCCGAATAAATTCGTCTTGAAGGAGTTCAAATCGGGAGTCTGGCCCGATTGATTGAGCGGAGGGGCGACGAGAAGCTTGGAGACTTGTAAGTTAGAGGAATCCCGAATACCGGAAGGAAATTGTAGCGTCCATGTCGTCACCTCGCGTGCTGGTTATTTTCAACGAGCCGGTCTTATCTCCCTATCATCCGGATTACGCATCGGAAGTGGACGTGTTGGATATTCGGGATGATGTGATATGGATTTTGGAAGAGGGGAATTTCCAAGTCGAGAGCGTGGGATTCTCCAAAGATCCTGCTGTGCTGCTGGATGCTTTGAAATCCTTCCGCCCGGATGCCGTATTCAACTTGTTTGAAGGACTGGCCAATCAGAATGCCACGGAAATTTCGTGTGCCGGCTTGCTCGAATGGATGAACGTCAGTTTTACCGGTTCGAGTGCTTCGGCGATCGCTTTAGGTCGCGATAAAGTCCGTACGAAATTCTTGCTGCAGGGGGCCGGTCTGCCCACGCCGCGATTTCAGGTGGTGGAGCTTAAGACGAAGATCACCTGGCCTTATAACTGGCCGGCGATGGTGAAGCCAATTACGCAGGATGCGAGCGTCGGTATTTCCCAAAAAAATGTCGTAACGAATGAGAAGGATCTGGCCGAGCAGGTCGAGCGAATTGGTACGGAGTATGGCGAACCGGTCCTAGTTGAGGAATACATAGACGGCCGCGAGTTTCACATCCATGTTCTCGAAGATTACGAAAGTGGCCGCGCGGCTTCGAAATTGTCTCTGACACCCTTAATCGAATTGCGCTTCGACTATAACAATTCCTCGGATCTTTGGCCGATCTACACATACAGTGCCAAATGGCTGGACGAATCGAAAGAGTTCAATTCCTCTTTTTTCGATTTGCCGGTTTATCTTGAGCCCAAGTTGATGGAGGAGATCCAGCGAGTCGCCCTGGGGGCCTTTCGCTGTATCGGATTGCGAGATTATTCCCGTCTCGATATCCGGCTTAGCGAAAAAGGAGTTCCCTACATCCTGGAAGTTAATCCGAATCCTTATCTTTTGAGTTATTTCTTCCAATTGACTTTGGAAGCGATGGGAAGATCGCTCCACGAACAAGTTCGGGATCTTGCCCGCAATGCCCTGTTTCGTGCGGGCCGTTTGACCGATTTACCCAGTCGCCCTTCCACGCATCTTTTATTACCTACAAAATCATATCGACAGGAATCGGAGAGTTGAAAAATGGCTTTTTCATTGCCGATCGTGAACTCTAAAACGGCGACCTTTGAATGCATTTTCGGGAGGGGTTGTGAAGGTCATTGCTGCAAAAATGGTCGCCCGAGCGTGACGCCTCAGGAAAAGAAGGTAATCGATTCGAAGCTTGAGGAAGTCCTGCCGCACCTGAGACCGGTGGCTCAAAAGTTGATTGAGAAGGACGGCTATCTCAGCAAGCGGACGAAACTGGGTGCTCCCATGTTGCGCGTGATCGAGGAGTATTGTGTATTTTTCAATAAGGGCTGTGTGTTGCACAAAATCGGAGCCCAGGATGGTGCTGCCTACCAATATAAGCCGATTCAGTGTGCTCTGTTTCCCCTAACTAAAGATGAAGACACGAACGAATGGTATATCCGGCAATGGGGATATGGGGGCGAACAGTGGGATCTGTTCTGTCTAAATCCGAAGGAATCGAAAAAAAAGGCGGTAGTCACACTCGCTGAGGAAATCGCGCTCGCGGAAGAGTGCGAAAAAAGTAGCCGCTAATCAATCGGCCGTGCAAAGACGGTAGAGGATTTCCGCCGCCTGTTCAACCTGCTTGAGCTCGATCCATTCGTCCTTGGTGTGTGCCTGGGCGATGTCGCCCGGGCCGAAAACGACACAGGGAATCCCGGCTTCGGCGATACTCGAACCATCAGTGCCAAAGGGCACCGCCAGTATCTCGTGCTTACCAGTCACGGAATTAATGGCCGAACCCAATCGCCGTAGGACTTCGTGATTATTCGTAGCTTTCAAAGCTGGGCAGGCGAGCCAGCTTGGTTCGATGATAAATGGAAAATCGATGACGGGATGCTGGATCAGGAATTTTTCGAGTTCTAGCGGAGCGTCTTCCGGCTTCTCTCCGGGAAGCAATCTTCGGTCGATTTCAATAGTGCAGAAGTCGGGAACCGTGTTGACGCTCACTCCACCTTGAATTTTCCCCACGCTAATGGTAGGTGTTCCCAGGCGAGGATCGGCTTCCAGTCGAGTGAGATGATCGGCATACTGCTCAATCACATTTAGGAGATGCCCCATCCGGTAAATGGCATTAACGCCTTCCTGCGGGTAAGAACTGTGGCAGGCTCGTCCCGGCACTTTGATGAGCCAGCGAACCACGCCTTTATGAGTATCTACTATTTGCAGATTAGTGGGTTCGGCACAGATTGCGAAATCGGCTTGGACCCCCCGACGAAGCAATTCCTGAACGCCGAGAAAAGTGTGCTCTTCATCGACGGTACAGGCTAGGATCACGTTGGCCGCCTGAGGTGGTTTCTCCCTATTCAGTCGATCCATCACAGCGAGCATCGATGCCATGCCGCCTTTGACATCGCAAGCTCCACGACCGAACAGTCTTCCGTCTCGAACCTCTCCCGCAAAAGGATCGATTGTCATTCCTTCAACTGGCACAGTGT
The genomic region above belongs to Telmatocola sphagniphila and contains:
- a CDS encoding glycerate kinase type-2 family protein, with amino-acid sequence MSQKSREQAKAIWQSGVDAVKPSRLFDEFFASQSTLFNELKAADRILVVGGGKAGAAMAEALEAHLSKFLNRVEGIVNVPNESVRPLQKIRLHGARPMGSNHPTEAGVIGSREMLLLADQAGPNDVMICLISGGGSALMPAPTAGITLEDKQKVTKLLHSCGASIEELNGVRSPLSDIKAGNLARRFRGKLLISLIVSDVIGDPLDVIASGPTYLPDATTAKNSPLEILARKGLLEQVPPRVIEVLKSKSGRLEQQAPQAEIRNVILGNNQKALAAAAITAQGMGFHTLNLGSFLEGDTQGLARVHLSLARSIQINGLPLPSPACLISGGETTVDLRGTSGKGGRNQEFVLAALTFAKSLRGLTVLSGGTDGEDGPTDAAGALADEETAAIHAEEYLRQHNSYEFFEKAGGLLKTGLTETNVMDLRVLLIDQK
- a CDS encoding UbiX family flavin prenyltransferase; this encodes MASNDLVVAITGASGSPYSVRLLEVLLKAGKTVHLTVSPAAVEVLEAEAGRKLDLNHFSAEALLGPVAKIVPQANLHYHNFRNFQAGIASGSFITGGMVICPCSMGTLAAIAHGISENLIHRAAEVHLKEKRKLILVPRETPLSLVALRNMVAVAEAGAVVLPAMPAYYTQPQTVADMVDFVVGRIADQLGVEHRLFSRWGQEDEAAK
- a CDS encoding formylglycine-generating enzyme family protein, whose product is MKIQKIVLFAAFIPLCFVRQNLRCESIESLNFYSVREIEFEISKNIKMKFCWIPAGEAQLGSTKEEQDFLVSKIYGKRPKWMDLESESVRGKFKTKGFWMGKYPITQEEYTSIMGKNPSIFTSSSPNNEFYRLSDTRRFPVENVSWVNAQDFIAKLNDESNFSKISTAFGAKLLFALPHEDQWEYACRGGKGNKQHFYFGSSIEGKKVHCGKLEPYGTQTLTIDHTSEVGSHEKDIPHPWGLCDVCGNIGQWCDNFYTDQRNFMVIRNSGGFGNIDECRSASRSYDARKFHGRGVGFRLILTER
- a CDS encoding type 1 glutamine amidotransferase domain-containing protein, whose product is MSLKGKRIAVLVEQQYQELEVWYPVYRLREAGAEVHLIGPEAGKSYPSKLGYPAKSDKSITAVTSKDYHAAVLPGGFAPDYIRRVPAMIQFVQALQDEGKPLAAICHGPWVLCSTNALKGKKATCFFAIKDDVINAGAHYVDEEVVVDGNIITSRKPDDLPAFLQALIAKLS
- the bamA gene encoding outer membrane protein assembly factor BamA, producing MGQFRCVLGICALVWTLGLFQGAPALKAEIPTGKEVSQVYVQGNARYTTEQVLSQVLTRPGQKYNQVTVDDDVRKLLSRGWFQDVKVYTQMTNDGKVNVFFQVVELKNVIQKIEYRGAQHLSEKELETLTGLRKGSPNSPNANRLAIQNIVRKYQENGRPFASVRLIEGEKTDDTRVIFDIVEGPVVKIESIGVKFIGTRSGDVSEGRIKTQINSGTHFLRIGGEYNAMTVESDVNKIKEYYKSLGYLAARVSRELEWSSDQRSVKIYFVVEEGVRYKVGRVQIEGVKAYDQAKIESLADLKPNENYSKGVVTADIKRIENYYGYGGRPAIVQEVPNETQPGVVEVRYVVEEKEPVRVKEVLIRGNEVTRDNVIRRQIPILPGQILSYPDILKGEQNLARLGIFDDEQKPKITVLDSETGPPGFKDILVDVKEKPTGRLMFGAGVNSDAGITGSIVLNEQNFDPFRLPTSFEDILEGRAFRGRGEEFRLEAMPGTQTQRYSASWREPYLMDGPYSLGLSAYYFTRTYTEYTEDRLGARVNIGRKLDDNWSVNAAVRLEDVNVKGVPWYAPIDVSKYQGHSTLIGERLGLTYDSRDSYLRPTKGEIINVGYEQVEGTYTYGLATAEMSKYFTLYERADGSGRQVLQVRSQVGFAGSDTPIYERFYAGGFQSIRGFQFRGVGPRVDDFAVGGNFSLMNSVEYQIPVAASDKIYFVSFIDSGTVERNVSIHDYRVTVGAGLRISVPQLFGPVPLALDFGFPINQKDGDKTQVFSFWLGFYN